GGTCGTCGCCTGGGTCTGGTGTCTCGTGGTTCGGCATCGGCTGCGGGTGTGCTTCGCGCAGTTCATCATCGCCAACCAGTCCGGCAGCCTGCCGCTGATCCTGTGGGCACGTCCCACGCCGGTCGGTGAGCGGGTCTGGGTGTACCTGCGCCCCGGCCTGTCGGCCAAGGACCTGGAAGGCCGGCTCGACAAGATCGCCGTGACGTGTCACGCCTCCACCGTGCTCATCGAGCGCGCTGCGGAGAACAACGCCGCGTACCTGCGGTTCGACATCAAGCGCCGTGAGGTGCTGACCGCTCATGTGGGCTCCCCGCTGGTCGACAAGATCGACCCGACCGCGCCCGTCTCGGCGTCGCCGCTGACGGTGCCCACCGCTCTGGACCTGCCGGACGTCGGCGTTCCGACGATCACCCTTCCGACCCAGGGCAAGCCGCCGGCGAAGAAGCCGCCGGCGACCACGGCCAACGGCAGCAAGCCCGCGGCTTCGTCCTCGGCCCCTGAGGACGACGTTTCCGACTGGATCTGACCCACACCTATCCGGGACGCGAGGAGCCCTGCGGCTCGTTCGTGTGGCTTCTCGCGCCCACTACTCGCCCAAAGGAGGGCAGTCATGTCCACCACGGTTCCCGCCCCCGCTGCCGGGGTGCCGGTGGGTCCTGGCCTGTCGATGTTCGACCCGATCTTCATCGGCATCGACGAGTTCGGCCAGCCCGTCTACCTGGATGTCATCTACCGCAACATCCTGATCGCCGGTGAGCCGGGCGGCGGCAAGTCCGGCCTGGTCAACAACATCTGCGGCCACGGTGTCCTGTGCGACAACACCCGCCTCGTCCTCTTCGACGCCAAACTCGTCGAACTCGGCCCCTGGCGCGACCTGGCCGACGCGTTCATCGGCCCCGACATCGACCAGGGCATCGAGGTGCTGCGTCGCCTCCTGGTCGTGGCCACCAACCGCTACACCTGGCTTCTCGCCAACCGGCGCCGCAAGCTCGCCCCCGGCGACGGTATGTCGGTCATCGTCACCATCATCGACGAACTCGCCATGTTCTCCACCGTGCTGGGCACCAAGCCCCAGCAGGAAGAGTTCTCCAGCCTGCTGCGCGGGCTCGTCTCCCTCGGCCGCGCCTGCGGCATGCCCGTCGTCGCCGCCACCCAGCGGCCGTCGTGGGACATCATCCCCGCCAGCCTGCGGGACCTGTTCGGCTACCGGGCCGCGTTCCGCTGCACCTCGCTGAACAGCTCGAACATCATCCTCGGCCAGGGCTGGGCCGAGCAGGGCTACACCGCCTCCGACATCTTGCCCACCAACCAGGGCGCTGCCTACCTCCTCGCCGAGGGCGGCGTTCCCCGCCGCATCAAGGCCGCCTACCTCAGCGACACCGACATCTACAACATCGCCGACTACGCCGCCTGGACCCGCCGCCCCACCGGCACCAGCACCCCGGCTGGCGACACCACCGAATGGGAGATGGCGGCATGACTACCCGAGAGCGCGCCTACGCCCGCGCCAACCAACAGCGGGCCGCGCAGTACGCCGAAATCTGGATCGTCGCCCAACCGGCGGAGATCGCCGCCATGGTTCAGGTCGCCTCCACCAGCGGCCGACTCGTCTACGTCGGCCCGCCCCAGCCCATGGGAGGCGACGACACCCGCCACCGCCGCTACCTGCGGCTGCGCACCACCTGAATCGGCCGACAGGACCAGGTCTCGCCTGGCAGCAGTGCTGGTCCTGCCGACCTCCACCAACAGCCCCGAAAGGACGTGGCTGCCATGAAGGCTACCCAAAACCCACCCACCGAAGTCCAGGTCACGCCTGCTGACCTGCTCCGGATGGCTGCCCTCTACCTGCGCCGGCACGGCTGGCACCAGGGCACCTACTACGCCCCTGTCGACACCCCGACTCCGCCGGCCTGCGCCGTCGGAGCCATCGGCGTCGCCTGCACTGGCCAGCGCATCGAGCGCTTCGCCCAGCTCGACCCTGACGCCCTGGTCGACTACCTCTTCGCCGTCCGCGTGTTCATCGACTACCTCGACACCGATACGCCGATCTTCGGCACCGACAGCGCCGGCTTCGTCTTCGACGAGGACGACGACTACCTGCCCTACTCGTGGAACGACGCTCCCGGCCGCACGGCCGAGCAGGTCATTGCCGCCCTCGAAGGCGCGGCTGACGAGTGGGACCGCCTCCACACCGACGGAGGCGAGAACTGATGTTCACCGTCAAGGCGTCCTTGACGCACACCCCTCGACAGAAGCGGCGTGAGGTCGTCGAGAACGACGAGTTCGCCGCCTTCGCCCGCCGGATCATTCGCGCCCACGGCCGCCGCGTCGCCGCCGGTGATGTGGAAGCCCTTCGCGACCTGGTCGCCCTCTCTTCGTCCATCGACGACGCGATCGGCGACGCCGTCATCGGCCTACGCCAGTTCGGCTACTCCTGGGCCGAGATCGGTGCCCGGCTCGGCATCTCCAAGCAGGCTGCCCAGCAGCGCTGGGGAGGCTAGTCATGACCATCACCTACGACCCGACCGGGTTCGACACCTTCCCCTACCGCATGGCACCCGACGGGCTGGCAACCCGCCGTCAACTGCGCGCCGCCGGCCTCCGACCCGGAGGACATGACCCGGTCGCCCAGATCGTGTGGCGGCGCGGCAAGCGCGTCGCCTACCTCTACCGCCTCGACCTGGCCGCCCCCAAGCGGGTCGCCACCCCCGCCCAGCGGGCCGCCATCGCCAAGGCCCTTCGGGCTCGGCGTACCTGCCGCGTCTGCGACGTGGTGAAGCCCTACTACATCCCCCGCCGCTACGGCTGCTGCTTCGACTGCCACGGAGGCACCCGATGAGCTTCCACCTGTCCGACCCGTGCCTGTGGTGCATGGAGGGCAGCTCGCCCGCCGGCATCCACGACATCCTCGGCCCTGTCTACAAGCCCTGCCCCGTCTGCCTCCGGGCCTGCATCCTCTGTGAGGGCAAGGGACTGTTCCCGGCGGACTTCACCTGCCTGCCCTGCTTCCGCCAGCAGTTCGCCGCTCAGGGCCTGGCTCCGATCATGTGCGCCCACTGCTCGGGCGTGGTCGACCTCATCCCGCTTGACACCCTCCCGGCCCCGGAGGTGACTCCCCATGCCCACCACTGACGCGCACACCGTCACCGAACAGTTCGCCGCCGAGTACGCCCGCAACGCGGTGCCCACCATGCTCAGGGCAATCGGCTCGATCAAGCGGTACAACCGCTTCGTTCTGCTCGGCGCGTTGGCGACCAGCTACCTGCACCAGGCCCACTACCTGTGGACCCAAAACGCCGGCTACTTCGCCTACCTGGTGCCGCTGATCTTCGACGCCGCGATGGTGTCGATGCTGACCGTCGTCCGCACCTCCGGCATTGCGAAGGATGCCAAGCGCGGAGCCCTGGTCGTCTTTGCCGCCGCCGCGCTGCTGTCGGCCACCATCAACTTCGCCTCCCCGGGCAGCCTCGGCCTGCGCCTGGTCTTCGCCCTGGTCGTCGTCCTCGTCATTGGCGTCGAACTCGTTGCCGGACGCATCCGACCCGACTTCGCCGCCATCGAAGCCGAAGCCGCCGCACTACTCACCGCCGCCCGCGACCTGGCGGCCAAAAACGAGCCGACCACCGAACCCACCGACACCGCTGGCGTCGCCCAGCTTGTCGACGAGCCGCCCGCTGCCGACACCCCGCCGGCCGTGAGGCCGGCCGTCGACACTCCGCCGGCTGTCATCGAGGCACCCGTCAACCCGGTGCCGATCACCCGACCCGAGGTGCCCGCGCACCTCGTCCCCACCGCACGCTTCGTCATCGGCCGCCACGAACAGAGCACCGGCCGACCCATCACCATCGACGAGCTGGCCGGGCTGCTGTCGGTCAACCCGGACATCGCCCGGGAACTGCTGCACACCCTCGGCGGCCACACCACCGCCGTCAACGGCACCCCCGTCGCTGGTGGTGCCCGATGACCATCCACGTCGTCGACATCGAACACATCACCCACACCTGCCCGGCCTACCCGGACGAGCCCCACCCCTACGACACCCGACGCACCGTCATCCACGTCATCCCCGGCGGACCCTGCCGGACCCCGGTCACCATCCGCTGCGGCCAGGTGACCACCACCATCGCGTGCCACCGGCACGAACCGGCCGCCCGCCAGTGCGGAGCCTGCCGGACCATCGTCACGCAGCACTCCATCATCACCCGGCACCTCGACGAGGTGTCCGCCTGATGGTTTCGACGCTGGACCTCACACCCCGGACCCTCGTGGCCCGGGGTGTGGGCTCGAACGCCGACACCACCGCCCCCGTCTATGGCTACACCGCCGCCGGCTCCGCGTTCCACCGGGCCACCCAGCCCGACTACTTCGGCTGGCTCGACCACGTCCGCGCCGCCGCCGGCTGCACCCGACCCATCCGCCTCGCTGGGCAGCTCCTCACCGTCGAACCCGGCACCGGCCGCATCCTCGACCAGCGGCACACCGACGCCATGCCCGACGCCGCGATCTACAAGGCGTGCGGCAACCGCCGCGCCACCGTCTGCCCCGCCTGCGCCCGCACCTACCAACGCGACGCCTATCAACTCCTGCGCGCCGGCCTCGTCGGCGGCAAGGGCGTCCCCGAGACCGTGTCCCGGCACCCGGCGGTGTTCCCCACCTTCACCGCCCCCTCGTTCGGGCCTGTTCACGCCCGGGTGATCAAGCGGCACACCTGCGCCGACCGCCGACGCTGCGACTGCCGGCCCGACCCCTGCCACGCCCGCCGCGACACCGGCCAGTGCGAGCACGGCCGACCCGCCGTCTGCTGGGCCAGACACGAACCCGACGACACAGCGCTCGGGCAACCGCTGTGCCTGGACTGCTACGACCACGACCACCAGGTCGTCTGGAACCTCTTCTCGGGCGAGCTGTGGCACCGCACCAAGCAAGCCGCGGAACGCCACCTCGCCAAACTCGCCCGCAGCCGCGGCATCCCCCGCGTCCCGGTCGTCACCCCCTCCGGCAAGACCCGCACCGTCTCGCCGGTCCGGCTCTCCCACGGCAAAGCCGCCGAGTTCCAAGCACGCGGAGCCGTGCACTTCCACGCCCTGGTGCGCCTCGACGGCGTCGACCCCACCGACCCGACCGCCGTCGTCCCACCGCCCGCCGGCTTCACCACCGCCGACCTCATCGACGCGCTTCACGCCGCCGCACAGGTCACATTCACAACCCCCGGCCACCCAGACCGACCGCAGGGCTGGCCCATCGCCTGGGGCGACCAAGCCGAGATCCGCCCGATCTCGCTGACCGGCCGTGGTGAGGTCACCGACAGCATGGTCGCCGGCTACCTTGCCAAGTACGCCACCAAGAGCACCGAGGTAACCGGCCACCGCTCCGTCAGGCTCACCGCCGACACCATCGGCGACTACGCCGACCCCGACGGCGACCACACCGCCCGCCTCATCGACGCCTGCTGGCGACTCGGCCGACCCACGCAAACACCCGTCCCGCTGTCCCAGCGACCCCGGGACCACCGGCCCACGCCCGGCTTCGTCCAGCCGTGGGAGTGCCCCGACTGCGGCACCCACACCCGCTACGCCGCCTGCCCCGTCTGCGTCGACCACCGTCAAGCCACCCTTGACGCCCAACCGGCGAAACCGGCCGACGCCAACCCGTACACCCGACTGCGGCGCTGGGCGCACATGCTCGGCTTCGGCGGCCACTTTCTCACCAAAGCCCGCCGCTACTCGGTGACCTTCCAACTCCTGCGCGACACCCGCGTCACCTACCGCCGCAGCGAGGACCACGACCAGGGCGCCGGCGAACCCATCCACGCCGTCGACCACCTCGACGACACCACCCTCATCGTCGGCACCCTCACCTTCGCCGGCGTCGGCTGGCACACCACCGGTGACGCCCTGCTCGCCAACACCGCCGCAGCCCTCGCCCGCGAGCGACACGCCACCGGCCGCGAAGAACTCGCCCACGAACTCGGCACCACCCCGGCCGGCACCGTCTCGGCCGCCGCCTGATGACACGAAAGGATGACCGTGACTGCGCGAGAGCTCGTCGACGAACTCTGGTCCGTCGAAGACGTTGCCGCCTTCCTGCGAGTGCCGGTGGAAACCCTCTACCGCTGGCGCAAGGTGAAGTACGGGCCGCCGGCTGCCCGCATCGGTCGGCACCTGCGCTACGACCCGGTAGAGGTCCGCGCCTGGGTGAGAAGTCGGGTGGCCTGAGCATGGGCCACATCGAGGATCGGTGGTACCGGACCGTCACCGCCCCGGACGGAAGGACCAAGCGGGAGAAGACCGACCGGCACGGCATCGGCAAGCGCTACCGGGTGCGCTACATCGGCCCGGACGGAAGGGAGCGGAGCCAGTCCTTCCCCGATCGGGGCAAGCGGGACGCGGAAGCCTTCCTCGTCTCGGTCGAGTCGGACAAGCTGCGCGGCGCGTACGTCGACCCGGCCGCAGGCCGGATCACCTTCGCCGAGTACGCCGAAAGCTGGCTCCGCACTCGGAGCTTCGACGAGTCGACCCGAGAGACCACCGAGATTCGGGTACGTCGGCATCTACTCCCGTCCTTCGGCAATCGCCAGCTGGCCGCCATCAAGCCGGGCCACATTCGCGAGTGGGACGCGGCCCTGGTCGGCAAGCTCGCTCCATCGACCCGCTCCGTGCTCTTCGCCCATCTGCGCACCATCCTCGGTGCGGCCGTCGACGACGAACGCATCCCGAAGAACCCGTGTGCCGCCCGGTCGGTCACCCAACCGCGTCCGGTCGAGCGGCGCGTGGTGCCGTGGAAGCCCGACGATATCGCCGCTATCCGGGCTGGTCTTCCCGAGCGGTACCGGGCCGTCGTCGACCTCGGGGCCGGCTGCGGCATGCGACAGGGTGAGGTCTTCGGCCTGGCCGTCGATGACACCGACCTCGACGCCGGCTGGCTGCACATCCAACGTCAGGTCAAGCTCGTCCGCCACCGGCTCGTCTTCGGCCTGCCCAAGAACAACCGGGATCGGCGGGTGCCGCTGCCGGCGTCAGTGGCCGATGTATTGCGGCAGCACATGAAGGACCACCCGCCGCTGACCCTCACCCTCCCGTGGGAGAACCCTGCCAGTGCGGAGCAGGTGACCGCCGGCCTGATCCTGACCACTACCTGGCGCAAGGCGATCAACCGCTGCTGGTTCGACGCCAAAGCGTGGCGACCGGCCGTCTCGGCGGCCGGCATCGTGCCGTCCAGGTCGACCGGCATGCACGCGCTGCGGCACTTCTACGCCTCGGCGCTACTCGATGCGGGGGAGAGCATCAAGGCCCTGGCCTCTTACCTCGGCCACTCCGACCCCGGATTCACCCTCCGGGTGTACACGCACCTCATGCCGGCCAGCGAGGAACGCACCCGCAACGCCATCGACCGGCTCTTCCGGCCCGACCCTGCCGACGGCCCCGAGACGGCCTGACGTGGGGGAGTGGTCGTATCCGCCCAGCTCAGAGGCTATGTGACCACTAGAATCCGGCGTACAGGTCGACTCGTCCGTCGCCCACCAGGTCGCAGCCTCGATCAAGCTTGCGACCCGGTATCTGCCTGGCCCGTTTCGGCACCCGCGTGCCAGCATCAGTCGATGGCCGATCCCGATGCCTGGTGCCCCTCACGGGAGACCCGGCCCGCCGAGTCTTTCCTGCGTCCGCTGCTTGTCTTCGCTGCGACGCTCGCAGCGTTGGCATGGCTGGTTGTCGGTTCCCTTGTCCTCATGGCAGTGTCCGCCCGTTTTGCCGGCGGTTCGGAGAACCTGACGGGCTTGGCAGTTGCCGTCCTTCTCCCGCCCGCGCTGGTGCCCGCCCTCTGCCTCACGTCCGCTTCGGCGTGGTGCTACCGCGGCGTCCGGGGTGGCCGGGCGTCCATGGTGATCGCGATCGGAACGGCGGTCGCGGCGGTCGTCGCGGTCTGCGTCTGGCTTTGGGCCCCTGTCACTGGAATCGCCCCCTGATGTGTACGCCCCAGCACACGCGCAGGTAGGGCTGGGGGGCGATGGCGCTGAACAGGCGGGGCAGTCGTCCCATTGCTGTGGACGGCAACCGCTACCGCTGGTTCGTCCGTCGGCCCGGCGTCGGGATGCGCGATGGTCCGTCGGCCGATCAGCTGGCGAGGCGGACGTCGGAGAGGTCGAGCCAGTTCGCCAGCGCCGCCAGCTCCTCGTGCACGGCGGCCGTGGTCGCCGCGTCGAACGGCACGTCCCCGTGGATCGCGTCGACCCGCAGCACGGACGCCTTCCGGTCGGCCGTGGTGTCCACCTTGCCGATCAGCCGGTCGTGGTGGAGTACCGGCAGCGCGAAGTAGCCCCAGCGGCGGTTCGCCTTCGGCACGTACATCTCCAGCTTGTAGTCGAAGTCGAACAGCTCCAGGGCCCGCCTGCGGTCGTGGATCAGCCGGTCGAACGGGGACAGCAGCGCGGTCCGGCCGGCAAACGGCCGGCCGAGGGCCTCGGGGTCGACCCGCCAGGTGCCGGTCGTGCCGGCGACCTCGGCCGGCTCCCCGGCGTCGCCCACCACCGAGGCGCGGGCGACGCCCATCGCCCGGAGCCATCGCTCGTCCCGTAGCCGACGGGCTTCCTCGGCGGGGACGACCGGGGTGCCGGTCGGATAGACCCGCTCGGCGAGGTCCCATCGGCGTTGCCGGCCGATCCGGCCGGAGATGGCGATCTCGCCCCGGGCGGCGAGCAGTTCCAGCATCTGGGTGACGTTGCGGTTGTTGGTCCACCCGGTCGACGGCCAGGGGACGGTGCTGCGGTCCTCCACCTCGCGGGAGAGCAGCGGACCGGAGTCACGCAGCAGGTCGAGCACGTACCGGCGGAAGGTGTCGTTGGCCCGCAGCCACTCGCGCTGCCGGGCGTGCTCCGGCAGCGTCGCCATCTCGGCGAGGTGCAGCCCGAGGTCGGCCATCGGCCGCACCATCGCCCGGTGCTCGAAGAGCGCCCGGTCGTGCTCCAGCGCCCGGGTCAGGTGGCTCGGTCGGTACGCCGCGCCCAGCCGGGTCCAGGCGACCAGGTCGGCGCTGGGCGCCACCGCGGCCGTCGGGTCGAGCTGGAGGAACGTCAACCGGTGTACGACCGACGCCAGGTCCGTGGGCCGGTGGGCGTCGAGCAGTTGGGCGCGGACAGCGATCCGCCGCGCCTCGTCGCGGTCCAGCCGGTGGTGCGTCATGCCGCGACGCTAGTACCGCCCACCGACACCGCGCCGCCCGGTGCGACGGTCCGACCGGCTGGCGACCGGGGCACCGGTCGGCCGCGTACGACGGCCGACCGGTACGCCCGTCAGAGGGCCAGGTAGTAGCGGACCAGGGGCATGGCGGTCATGCCGAGGCTGTCGTAGAACGCCCGGGCCGAGTCGTGGAACCGGTCGCCTCCCGTGCCGATCGACACCACCTCGGCCCCGGCCTGCTTCATCGCTTCGAACGCGTAGGTGCACAGCGCCGTGCCGACGTGGTGCCGGCGCTGATCCGCCGCCACGCCGATGATGTCGATCTCGCCGCTGCGCTTCTCCGGGTGCACCTGCCAGGCGGCGAATCCGAGGAGCGAACCGCCCTTCTCGGCGACCACCACGTGCTTGTTCTGTCGCGGGTCGTGCAGCCCGACCCACATGTCGCGGTAGTCCTCCCGCCAGGTGCCGTGCTGGTTGGTCATGATGGCGTCGCCCACGATCGACCGGAACGAGTCCTCGAAGAACGGCCCGAAGGTGGCGATGGTCAGTTCGAGCAGGGGCGCCAGGTCGGCTGGCCGGAACGGACGTAGATCCATGGTGTGCAGTGCCTTTCGTCTGAGGGTGTGGCGAACAGCCCGACCTGACCGGCAGGTCGGGCAACGCGCGGCTCAGAACGAGCCGCCCCTCAGGAGCGGGTGCGCCCGGCGGCGAAGCACTGCATGACCCGGACAGTACCCACGGGCGCGTCACGTGGCCATCCCGCCGGGAAGACGTCAAACCGGGGACAGCGCCCCTATGTAGAGTTCCGATATAGTTCCCGCATGCGGATGACCGTTCCGGTGGCGAAAGTGCTCTCCGCGCTGCTCGCCGACCCCGACTCCGAGCGGTACGGCCTCGACCTGATGAAGCTCACCGGCCTGCCCAGCGGCACCCTCTATCCGGTGCTGCAGCGGCTGCGGGAGGCCGGCTGGCTCACCGCCGACTGGGAAGAGGTGGAGCCGACGGCGGTGGGCCGACCGGCGCGGCGCTACTACCGGCTCACCGCGCAGGGCGTCCGCGACGCCCGGCAGGCCCTGGCCGAGCTGCGTGCCCTCGACCCGGGCGGGCGTCCCGCCCCGGGTGGCGTCGCACCGAAGGGTGCCCCCGCATGGTGACCCGGTGGCTGGCCGAGGCGCTGCTGCGGACGGCGGCGCGGCGCTGGCCCGTCGCCCTCCGCGCCGACCTGCGCCGCGAATGGGCCGCCGAGCTGCACGTCCTCGCCGTCCGGGGGGACCGGCTGCGGATGCTGCGGTTCGCGGCGAGCCTCGCGGCCAGCCGTACCGCCGGTCCGCTCGTGGACCGGCCGCGCGTGCCGGGCCAGGCCCGTCGTACGGCCGCCACGCTGCTCGTCGCGCCGCTGGCCGGGGTGGCGGTCCTGCTGGTCGCGGCGGTCGTGATGAACGTGGTGACCGGTCCGCTGCTCGGCTCGACCGAATGGGCCATGGACGCACAGGTGCCGCTGCTGACCACGGTGACGGTCGTCCTCGCGCTGCTGCTCGCCCGGATCACGGGCCGGGCCGCCGGCCGCACCGCCCTGCGCGGGCCGCTGCGCGTCGCGCTCGGCGTCGTGCTGCCGCTCGCCGTGACCGCCGTCGGCGTCGAGTACGCCTCCCACGGCACCGTCGAGCACCTGCTCCGGGTGGCGCCCGGGCTGGTGGTCTGGCTGCCCGGCCTGGCCCTGGTGCTCTGGTGCGCCGGGACACTCGCCGGCCGGGGCCGGTCCCGGGCCGCCTGGTGCCTGGGCCTGCTCGGCGCGTTCGTCGTCGCCGACCTCGCCGTCGTGCTTCTGGTGGTCGCGCACATTCCGGCCGGACCGGAGACCGTCATCGACGGAGTGGCGCAGGGCGACACCGTCGATCGGATCTCCGCGCCGCTCTGGCTCCTCGCCACCTGGACCGACTCGTCGCTCGGGCTGCCCCGACCGACCGGGCCGGAGGTCTTCCTGATCACCGACCTGACCGACCTGCAACCCTTCCTCTATCTGGCCTGCACGCCGTACGCGTTGGCGTACGCGATCGGGGCGGCGCGGCCGGCGGCGCCGTGCCTGGCCGACGCTCCCGACCCGCTGCCCGCGCCCGCCTGACCCGGCTCAGTCGGCGCACGACACCCGTTCCAGCACGATCGGGGTGGCGGCCGGCCGGACGACCTGCGCGAAGCAGCCGACCGCCGTCGTCCGCTGCCAGCCGAAGACGGAGGCGGCGGTCTTCGCCACCCGGACCCGGAAGACCAGCCGTACGCCGACGGGCGGCGGCCCGGCCTCCACGGTCAGGACGTCGACCCCGTCCACGTCCTCGGCGACGTCCCGCAGGGCCGCCGCCGGAGCGGCCGGACTGGCCAGCAGCGCGCCGCGGGCCTTCTGCGCCGTCGCGGTCACCTCCCGGTCGGCCTGCCGTTCCAACCGGTGCTGGGACCGGTCCCGCAGCGCGGGCACCCCGGCCAGCACGCCCACCACGACGAGCACCCCGACCGCGACGCCGGCCAGCAGTCCACGGCGCCGCCGTACCGATGTTCCTCCCCCGTAACGCACCCGGGGATTCTCCGTCACCGGGCCGCCTCCCGGCTGCCCCGTCTTTTCCCGTTCCGCCTCCCGGCGGCCGGAGCACGTCTAATGTGGAGAGCATCGACGACATCTTTCGGTGATCCGGTGGCGGCCGGACGCTGCGCGGTGCACAGTGATCCCATGAGCGACAGCGGAAGTGGTGCGCACTACTACTGGTGCACCCGACACCACCGGGTCGAGACCGATGCCGACGTGTGCCCTGCGAAGCACGTTCTCGGCCCGTACGCCTCAGCCGCCGACGCGGAGAACGCCCTGCAGCAGGTGCAGGAGCGCAACGAAGCGTGGGACGCCGAGGACGCCCGTTGGGCCGGGGAGGACAGGTAGACGGCGCGGGACGGCCCGCGTCGAGGTACTCCGTGCCCCGCGAGGAGGCACGCGAGAGCATGTCCCCAAGGAGGGAACCGAGATGGCCGAAGCACAGAAGGCCACCACCCGCCCGGCCGCCAAACGTACGACCGCGAAGACGACCGCCGCGACGAAGCGGACCACGGGCGCGGGCACGGGCCGGGCGGCCACGGTGACCAAGGCGTCGCCGAACGCCTCGGGTGCCGGCGCCGGACGGGTGCCGGCGAAGAAGGCCGTCGCGAAGAAGGCGGCGGCGAAGAAGGTCGTCGCGGCGGCCCGCAAGGCGCCCGCGAAGCAGGCCCCGGCGACGAAGACCACCGCCAAGAAGGCTCCGGCCAGCCGGACCACCGCCAAGAAGACCACCACGGCGAAGAAGACCACCACGGCGAAGAAGACCACCGCCGCCAAGAAGACCACCGCCGCCAAGAAGACCACCGCCGCCAAGAAGACCACGGCCGCCAAGAAGACCACCGCGGCGAAGAAGACCACGGCCGCCACGAAGACCACGGCGGCGAAGAAGGCTCCCGCGAAGACCACCGCGGCGACCCGCAAGGTGACCTCCAGCGCGCGGAAGACCACCGCCACGGTCAGCAGGACGGGCGCGGCGGCGAAGAAGACGGGCACGGCGACCGCCAAGAAGACCACCGCGGCGAAGAAGGCCCCCGCGAAGAAGACCACCGGGTCGACCCGCCCGACCGCGCGCAAGACGGCGGCGACGAAGGCCCCGGCGAAGAAGGCGACCGGCACCTCCTCGACCGCCACCCGTACGGCGGCGGCGACGAAGGCACCGGCCCGCAAGACCACCGCCGCGAAGAAGGTCACCGCCCGCAAGGCGCCGGCCCGGACCGCCGCCGCCCGGGCGACCGCGCCGCGCAGCGCCCGCTCGACCGCCCGCAAGGCCACCGGCTGAGGGCACGCTGACCGGTCGTACGCCGGGCCGGTGAGCGGATGTGGCGGTGCGCTGTCAGGATTGACCGCGTGGTGATCCGACGCGTACTGGCACCCCGCATCGACTTCGGCGCGCTGCGCCGCGAGCTGGGCCTGCCCGAGGGCTTCCCGGCCGCGGCGCAGCGCGAGGCGGACGAGGCAGCGGCCGCGCCGCTGCCGGCCGCCGCCGACCGCACCGACGTCCCCCTCGTCACCCTCGACCCGGCGTCGTCGCGTGACCTCGACCAGGCCATGCACCTCAGCCGCCGACCCGGGG
This genomic interval from Micromonospora sp. CCTCC AA 2012012 contains the following:
- a CDS encoding histone encodes the protein MAEAQKATTRPAAKRTTAKTTAATKRTTGAGTGRAATVTKASPNASGAGAGRVPAKKAVAKKAAAKKVVAAARKAPAKQAPATKTTAKKAPASRTTAKKTTTAKKTTTAKKTTAAKKTTAAKKTTAAKKTTAAKKTTAAKKTTAATKTTAAKKAPAKTTAATRKVTSSARKTTATVSRTGAAAKKTGTATAKKTTAAKKAPAKKTTGSTRPTARKTAATKAPAKKATGTSSTATRTAAATKAPARKTTAAKKVTARKAPARTAAARATAPRSARSTARKATG
- a CDS encoding GNAT family N-acetyltransferase, encoding MDLRPFRPADLAPLLELTIATFGPFFEDSFRSIVGDAIMTNQHGTWREDYRDMWVGLHDPRQNKHVVVAEKGGSLLGFAAWQVHPEKRSGEIDIIGVAADQRRHHVGTALCTYAFEAMKQAGAEVVSIGTGGDRFHDSARAFYDSLGMTAMPLVRYYLAL
- a CDS encoding PadR family transcriptional regulator is translated as MRMTVPVAKVLSALLADPDSERYGLDLMKLTGLPSGTLYPVLQRLREAGWLTADWEEVEPTAVGRPARRYYRLTAQGVRDARQALAELRALDPGGRPAPGGVAPKGAPAW